ATCAGCTCTAAAGTGGTGCTAGAGGGGTAGAGGTATAGAATGCGAGCGCTTTTTAAGGCTTGTTGTTTGTCAATCGCTCTAATGAGCTGGATCAAGCCGTCTTTTTGCCCCTTATCGTATAAAAATGAGCTGGAGTCTTGAGCGATAAAAGTCATATCCTTATAGCCTTTAAGGGCTAGATCCTCCACTTCTTTTAAAATGGAGTCTAATTCTCTGCTTTGCAATTTCCCCTTAAAGCTAGGGATAGCGCAAAAAGAGCATTTTTGGTTACAACCCTCAGAAATTTTAACATAAGCATGCACGCTAGAACCTGTGATGATGCGCGCGTTATAATGCTCGCTTAAAAACACTTGCTCGCTGAATTGGTTTTGTTTTTTAGCGATTAAAATATCAATTTTGTCATAATCCCCCACACCGGTAAAAATATCCACTTCAGGGATCAGCTCTTTGATTTCATCTTTATAGCGCTCGCTCAAGCACCCGCTCGCAATCAAAATCGCCCCCTCTTTTTTGTCTTTAGCGGCGTTGAGAATGGTTTGGATACTCTCTTGTTTGGCGCTTTCAATAAACCCGCAAGTGTTGATCAAAATCACATCGGCGTTTTTAGCGTCATTAGTGAGCGTGTAATTATAAAGCTTGCCTAACATCACTTCTGAATCCACCAGGTTTTTAGAGCAACCTAATGAGATCAAGCAGAGTTGTTTGTTTTCTTTAACTTGCATGTCAGTGGCTTTTTAAGTTTTTCAGATCCACTTCCCAAAAGAAATCAATCCATTCAGGAGCGTCTTTTAAGAATGCGTCAGCTTTGTATTTCGCACTTGTTTTTTGGAACAAACTCGCACTATAAAACTTTTTATCAGGGTGTTTGTCTTGTAGCACTTTAAGCACCGCTTCTAAAGAATTACCGCTATCTACGATTTCATCTACCACCAAAATGGTTTTTAGACGCTCTTTGATCGTGGGGGTATTTTCAATTTTTAGGGCGTTTTGTCGCTTGGTGGTGTCATAAGAAATCGCATTGATTCCATAAACTTCCCTTAAATCCCAGTGCAAACTCAAAAAATGCGTCAAAGTCATGCCCCCTCGCATCACGCACACAAGGGCTTCTGGAACTCCGCAAATTCGCTCCACTTGTTTAGCTAACTCCAAGCTGTCTTTTAAAAAGGCTTCATAAGAATAATGCATTGTGATCCTTAAATTTCGTAATATTGCTTCAAAAAGGTTGCATTCGCCGCACCGTCAAATTCCCTTAAATTCAAATCGTTTAGGGCTAATTCTAGGGCGTTTAAGGCGTAGGCGGTTTTATAGACAGGAATGATCCCCATGTGGTTGATGCGAATGAGCGCGTCTTTATAAGGCTCTTGACCGGGCGCAAATTGCACCTGGTATTTTTCTTTCAAAAGATTTCGCAATTCTTTGGCATGCTCATTAACAATCGTTGTCATGCTCAAGCTCGGGCTTTTAGGGAAAATCTTTAAACCGAGCGCTAAAACGGCTTTTTGAGTGGCTAAAGCGACTCGTTTAGTCTCTTGATAGAGCGCTTCAAAGCCCCCTAAATTTTGCACCAATTCAAAATAGCGCTGCAACCCTAAAGTGTGTAAAATAGGAGCGGTGTAGCTTGTGGTGTTGTTTCTTTGGTTTTTCAATTCGCTCTTTAAATTGAAATAAAACCCCACATCGCGTTCTTCTATGCGATCAATCGCCTTTTGGCTCAATGCGACTAGGCTCATCGCAGGAGGCAACATGAACGCTTTTTGACTCCCTCCAATGAGCGCATCCACATGCGTTATTTCTAAAGGCTCAACCCCTAAAGCGGTGATAGCATCTACTATCACAAAAACATTCGGGTTAGTTTCTTTGATCGCTTGAGCGATTTTTTCTACAGGGTGTCGTAACCCCCCACTAGACTCGCATGCTTGAATGCAAAACGCATCAATGTTAGGGTTGGCTTTAAGTGTATTTAGTATTTCATCCACTTGAGCCGGTGTGTCCCATTCATAGACTAATTCATGGGCTTTGATAAAATGGGCTTTAGCGATCTTGCCAAACCTTTCGCCAAACTTGCCCGCATTAACAAAAAGCAACTCTTTTTGACACAAGGAAATCACACTCGCTTCCATAGCCCCCGTCCCGCTGCTATTTAAAAGCAAAACTTCTTCTAAACCGGTCATTTTTTTTAAATTTTCTCGCACGCTTTGGAAAATCTTTTCAAAATCTTTAGTGCGGTGGTGGGGCATTGGCTGAGAAAAGCTTGAACGCATCTCTTCATTAATGGCTACAGGGCCTGGAGTGAAAAGCAACATTAAAATTAACCTTTAATTTTTGAGAGAATTTAAAAGTTATCATACTAAAACGCGCTTAAAATTAAGCCTTATTGTTTAAGAAAATCGCTTTTTAATGCAAATAAAATGCTAAAATGCCATGATTTAAAAAGAATTTAAGGCAATGATTGGATAAATTTAGTCTTCGCGCGTGTTTTTTAACCCTTTTTTTTAGCGGGT
This DNA window, taken from Helicobacter pylori, encodes the following:
- a CDS encoding pyridoxal-phosphate-dependent aminotransferase family protein encodes the protein MLLFTPGPVAINEEMRSSFSQPMPHHRTKDFEKIFQSVRENLKKMTGLEEVLLLNSSGTGAMEASVISLCQKELLFVNAGKFGERFGKIAKAHFIKAHELVYEWDTPAQVDEILNTLKANPNIDAFCIQACESSGGLRHPVEKIAQAIKETNPNVFVIVDAITALGVEPLEITHVDALIGGSQKAFMLPPAMSLVALSQKAIDRIEERDVGFYFNLKSELKNQRNNTTSYTAPILHTLGLQRYFELVQNLGGFEALYQETKRVALATQKAVLALGLKIFPKSPSLSMTTIVNEHAKELRNLLKEKYQVQFAPGQEPYKDALIRINHMGIIPVYKTAYALNALELALNDLNLREFDGAANATFLKQYYEI
- the rimO gene encoding 30S ribosomal protein S12 methylthiotransferase RimO, producing MQVKENKQLCLISLGCSKNLVDSEVMLGKLYNYTLTNDAKNADVILINTCGFIESAKQESIQTILNAAKDKKEGAILIASGCLSERYKDEIKELIPEVDIFTGVGDYDKIDILIAKKQNQFSEQVFLSEHYNARIITGSSVHAYVKISEGCNQKCSFCAIPSFKGKLQSRELDSILKEVEDLALKGYKDMTFIAQDSSSFLYDKGQKDGLIQLIRAIDKQQALKSARILYLYPSSTTLELIGAIEDSLIFQNYFDMPIQHISDSMLKKMRRNSSQAHHLKLLDAMKQVKESFIRSTIIVGHPEENEGEFEELSAFLDEFQFDRLNIFAFSAEENTHAYSLEKVPKKIINARIKALNKIALKHQNHSFKALLNKPIKALVEHKEGEYFYKARDLRWAPEVDGEILINDSELTTPLQPGHYTIVPSAFKDNILLAKVLSPF
- a CDS encoding phosphoribosyltransferase, translating into MHYSYEAFLKDSLELAKQVERICGVPEALVCVMRGGMTLTHFLSLHWDLREVYGINAISYDTTKRQNALKIENTPTIKERLKTILVVDEIVDSGNSLEAVLKVLQDKHPDKKFYSASLFQKTSAKYKADAFLKDAPEWIDFFWEVDLKNLKSH